aagaggggagagagagaggagcgAAGATTCCCTCTCTTCCCACAACCAGCGCCATCCTCTGCAAGCTTCCTCTCTTctctgctcctctcctccattcaaggtatctatgtCTACTACATAGCTGCCATATTATTCTGCCATTATTTTTTAAAATTGTCTAAGGTGTCTCCTCACCTTACTCTTTAAGCACTTAATAGGTGAAAAGGTCCCTAAGCGCTTTAGATCGCCTTACCGCCTTAAAAAGTGAAAAGGTCCCTGAGCTCAATGGCCACCTCCGGGCTTCTGACGGTGAATCTCTTCCTGATCCGACTCATTACTGTCATCTTGTTGGGTGCCTTCTCTATCTAGCTATCACTCGTTCAGATATCTCCTATACAGTCCAAATTCTGATTTAGTTTGTTTCTACTCCCACTCAGGTTCACTACAGTCACCTCCTTTGAGTTATACAATATATTCATGGGACTATCTGTCGCCGTCTTTTCTTTCCACACTCCATTTTGTTATGGGACTTTTTGATTCAGAGGATTGTTAAAGGAATTTTGGAAGATTTTAATCTTTAGAAAATCTTCCTATGTTGGTTTTctgattcataggattgcaaaCCATGCGATTTTTTCCTTAGAATTCATTTGTACTAGATTTCATTAGAAAATTTACATCCACTCCAACCACTTGGAAAGAATCCTACGCTTTTCCCGTGCACAATCAAACAACCTTCCAATCCTGTAGTATTGAATATGGCAAGCCACTCCAATCTTGCTTTTTTCTCTATTCCTTATCATATTCCCGCGTTTTGCAAATCCTGCGAATCAAAGAAGCCCCACCGATTTGGGCTAATTCGAATACTAGTTTGGCTAGTTATCCTTTGGATATTCGACCGGTTCGCTTCCAGTATTTTTTCTTGGTTGTTCTCTCAATGCCTTGAAGACGAAGTAGCATACTATAGTTTCCCGTTCGATTGCATGAGCTATGGCTATTTTGACAACAGAGGTGACATGGCTATAGTCGTTGCTTGAGGGTTTGGTGTTTCGGCACTACACTGACTCCTCCTAACATGGATTGGGTTCCTCATCTTCACAATTCAACCAAGAACTCAAAGGGGAAAACACGATGAGCACAAGAATGCAAGGGCAAATGCAAGGTAAAAGGTATAAATAGCGAGTAGCattggtgttgtgggtatactttatgggtatgccAACGGCATGGTCTAGATCCGGcatgcccgggtggcccacagatggtgatggtggcatatggcccatcggcAGCCCAATTGCtgttgatagaagatggatgaagtccaaccaaggaacaggagccggatcccaaccgacctacatgagtagaggcccatgaagtatccagaTCCATGACGGCAAGATTAGAtctaggtggatccttgacgtgcacgacaatgtatattccgtagttaggcatgttgtattccggctaggactctccgtgtaaatcctagatcctggcgcctttacaagccggatcccgggagccctagaggcacaaccacaactcattttaacaacgcgaaagcgcccagataattccaaacaagcaacagtaggccctgtcctcgagcaggtgttccgaagctgggtaaatcgcgtaccaccgtcccgagtgctctccgccctatgacccctacttcttctcccctccatgaggatccctcctccggggtaacgtcgaataggcaacggcagttggcacccaccgtggggccagcggcgtctggtgGCCGgagccgggagggttccgccatgggaagcttcaacgattccatcgctgtggggcgtgttctttacgccGGGAACTTTTCGATCGTAATCTTGGATAGGTGCATCCACCTCTCTTGCCGCCGCCTTCTCCGAGCTCGAGACCCTGCGCTCCTCCCATAAAGATCTAGAATCAAAGCTTGCAGAGGCGGAGAAGAAACTGGCGGAGAAGAGCTCGGAGCTCATCCGAAAGGAAGGTGAATTCCAGCTGAAGAGGAAGACTGACAGTGAAACCATCAAGCAGCAACAAAAGGAACTTGGCGGACTCCGGAAGTACATGGAGACAGCAGAGCAATGCTGGGATCTGCTGAACTCCGACTTCATGGGTATGTCCTTGAGGCTCATAGAGTAATGCATATGTTGCGCTCAATCTGTTATACTTATCGAAATTTGTGTCCTCCAGATCCTCTTGGATATAATGAAGAACGTCGGAGCCAATTCCCTCGCGACGATCTGCTTCAACTTGCCGGAGAAgactgcaaagatctcatctccgcctcccggaaGATCTGtcacaacttatccatcaagaagAGCCGAACCTGCAATGTTCGCAAGCTTATCAAGAGGATGGACGTTCTTCCGAAGTTGGTGGTGGATCTGCAGGCGTCATTGGCTCGAGGCGCTGCTGCCATGTCCctggccatgtgcttggcgcatAACCCGGATCTTGATATTGACAGAGTTACTGCTGGTGTCCCTCCGGGTGCGGATGTTAACGCACTACTGGATGCagttagcggctacgacacccgcatcgcCCGGAGAATTTGCCACGACGAGTTTTATGACAAGGTGGTTCTCCCAGCCGACGAGCCCCTTGAAGCAGAGCTCCACAAGAAACGCGAGGCGGAGTCCCGTCTTgcccaatccggaagccagtacACCTGGACAGGTTCCAAGGACCAAGCTGGCGCTGCATCTCCTGCTGTAGACGAGGAAGAAAACGATGATGATGTATCCTCTCCAGCCAAGGGTGAAGAGAAGGATGCTCCAAAGGCCGACGACAATGTggaaacttctccggctaaggagaagtaaaaaaCTCATTCTTGCGGGAAGGAaagaaaacaatgcatcattttggccccgagagggtttgtaatataactttaaattcttaagtagttaGGGACGAACacgtatgcatgggcggaaagaaCTTATCATGCTATCCGttaattttatttgcatgtttcgtttattgaaagcaagtgctggtttctatgttttccggcttgctcatttgaccttccgcgagccggaagacctttaaccGGAaaagctcgccagcggcgacgaagcccaatggcaatccgtcaataaccgcggaaacaagcccccagccaaggtgccggaaatcgataccaggaatccatgagtttgcaacagaAATTATtttcaccagaaaacttaagcttacgtcctaaaggacgattttttgaaaatcacaactttcatacacgcctaggcggaaatatccagctctgcggttttagtcggaaaacatacacaatctaaaaatgaacaagtaaaggaggtaaaagactcaaagagtgaaccaaatgctttatttcattgatcatgtataactattatagagtatgtaactcggaattttttttgctaagtgtggaaaggacgtagctgtgcaatgttccaggggcgatctgtttcatcgtatatgtcgTCCGGATCCTCtctcttgcgtttccggtgccaattagcaggtctgtcttttaactcccggaaatcaacaaggtagtatgatccATTATGAAGtactttgctaacgacaaagggtccttcccatggagattgcaacttatggtctttcacctgacgaaggcggaggaccaagtctccggccatgaatgagcgattccgaactcgacggctgtgatagcgtcggagtttctgctggtagatggtggagcgttggtcagctaaattccgagcttctatcaggtccacagatagctgtctggccttgtcagcagtttcttcattataggcggaaactcgtggggaatcgtggatgatgtcggaggggagcacggcttcggatccgtataccaggaagaacggagtaaatccggttgacctgttaggggtagttcgtaaactccacaaacagaatctaactcatcagcccaagctccagctgcgcgtcgcagcggttctttaaGGCGTGGTTTAATCCCTGATAATATGAGATCGTTggccctttcgacctgaccattggattgtggatgggCCACAGAAGCAAGGTCAAGCCGAATCCCTACGTCatcacaataatccttcaattctccttctgcgaagtttgtgccattatctgtgattatgctgtgtgggatgccgaatctcgtcacgaggctgcagacaaattttagtgctgtagcaccatcggcttttctcactggctttgcctcgatccacttactgaacttatcAACAACGACTAGGAGgtgctcaaaaccgccaggagatgat
This region of Lolium perenne isolate Kyuss_39 chromosome 2, Kyuss_2.0, whole genome shotgun sequence genomic DNA includes:
- the LOC139836059 gene encoding uncharacterized protein, giving the protein METAEQCWDLLNSDFMDPLGYNEERRSQFPRDDLLQLAGEDCKDLISASRKICHNLSIKKSRTCNVRKLIKRMDVLPKLVVDLQASLARGAAAMSLAMCLAHNPDLDIDRVTAGVPPGADVNALLDAVSGYDTRIARRICHDEFYDKVVLPADEPLEAELHKKREAESRLAQSGSQYTWTGSKDQAGAASPAVDEEENDDDVSSPAKGEEKDAPKADDNVETSPAKEK